Genomic segment of Runella rosea:
ACTATTTTAAACTCGGCGCTAATCTGAAAGACGACCGTTTTTTGACAAATTTGGAAGACATAAAAAACTGGTTTTGCCGAGAGCCGTTACCCGAACAATTGGCGGTGCTGAAACAAATGGCGATTGATTTATGTCCAACGATTGATTTCTTATCGTTTCAAATCAAACACTGCATCATTGAATACACCCAATCGCGCCGCCCGCTGATTGCCCAAATCGGACGGGAACAATACATCTGCACGGGGGGCAATGGCTACGGGGCCATGTGTTCAGATGCCATGGGTCGATTAGGTGCCAACTGTACGCAGGGCTTGGATTTTGAATCTGAATTTTCAACAGGATTTTTTAGGTTATAGCTTATCTTGATGAGATAAAAATAAAAGGGGCTGCTTCGAATATTCAAAGCAGCCCCTTTTTGAAAGTTAAAAACTTATAAACTTACACCCCGTTTCCACGGCATAAAGTCATCTTGACCAAGCAGTTGTGCTTTGGTTTTGAATTTTCCGCTTGCCAAATCAATACAATAATCCAGCAAATCTTCGGCGGTTTGTTCGATGGTTTTCTCACCGACGATAATCGGGCCGCAGTCAAAATCAATAATGTCAGACATCTTCTGAGCCAATTTTGTGTTGGTTGCTACCTTCACCATTGGACAAATGGGGTTACCCGTAGGCGTTCCCAATCCCGTCGTGAACAGCGTAATCGTAGCGCCCGAAGCCGCCTGTCCAGTAGTGGCCAGTACGTCGTTTCCTGGTGTACAAACCAAATGCAAACCAGGCACTTTTGAAACCTCGGTATAATTCAATACATCGGCGATGGGGGCGGTACCGCCTTTTTTGGCCGCTCCCGCCGATTTGATGGCGTCGGTAATCAAACCATCTTTGATGTTTCCAGCCGACGGGTTCATGTCAAAACCTGCGCCCACGGCTTCGGCTTTGGCGGCGTAGTCGCGCATGAGGGTTTCAAATTTTTGCGCTTTTTCTTCATCCACACAGCGGTCAATGAGTTCCTGCTCTACGCCGCACAACTCGGGAAATTCGGCCAGATAAGTTCTGCCGCCCAGCGCCACGACAATGTCAGACAAATGCCCTAAAACGGGGTTGGCAGAAATTCCCGAAAAACCGTCGGAGCCACCGCATTTAAGTCCGATGTTGAGTTTAGAAAGCGGGGCGGGCTGTCTTTCCAACTTATTGGCTTCAACGAGGCCCTGAAAAGTACCCTTGATAGCCGCCGAAAGCATCTCAAATTCCGTCCCGTAGGATTGCTGTTCGTAAAATAAAATGGGTTTATCAAACAGTGGATTGCGCGTCTTGATTTCCTGCGTTAAATCTTCAAACTGGGTTTTCTGACAACCCAAGCTCAAGACTGTAATTCC
This window contains:
- a CDS encoding UxaA family hydrolase, with translation MHTYLSVHPKDNVLVALQNLPKGTKIDFNGRSFELVMDIPAKHKFVTENLTTGGHVTMYGVLVGKATQPIQTGEQVTTFNLKHDSDEYSVKKRKPQLDWHIPDVSKWENRTFMGYHRSDGQVGTANYWLVLPLVFCENRNILKLKDAFDKALGYAFPDIYLQQTQELVQLFKSQGPDGLSEYTPGYTSEKPTIQPLFPNLDGIKFLTHESGCGENNQDSALLAALFGAYANNANVAGITVLSLGCQKTQFEDLTQEIKTRNPLFDKPILFYEQQSYGTEFEMLSAAIKGTFQGLVEANKLERQPAPLSKLNIGLKCGGSDGFSGISANPVLGHLSDIVVALGGRTYLAEFPELCGVEQELIDRCVDEEKAQKFETLMRDYAAKAEAVGAGFDMNPSAGNIKDGLITDAIKSAGAAKKGGTAPIADVLNYTEVSKVPGLHLVCTPGNDVLATTGQAASGATITLFTTGLGTPTGNPICPMVKVATNTKLAQKMSDIIDFDCGPIIVGEKTIEQTAEDLLDYCIDLASGKFKTKAQLLGQDDFMPWKRGVSL